ATAAAACTAATAAGTATAGTATGCCGTTTGCTCCATTTGTTGGGTTGAATAATCACTCTCAGTCTATTTTATATGGTTGTGCTTTACTACAAGATGAATCAGAGGCTTCTTTTGTGTGGTTGTTTAAAACATGGCTTCAAGCAATGGGTGGAAAAAAACCTATATCTATCATAACTGATCAAGATTTAGCTATGAAAGCTGCTTTGGCAAAAGTCTTTCCAGAAAGCCGTCACCGCCTGTGTTTGTGGCATATTATAAAGAAGTTTCCTGAGAAGTTAGCTCACATATATCACAAACAATCTATTTTCAAGCGAGATATGAAAAGATGCATTCGAGGTTCACATAGCATTCAAAGTTTTGAAGAAGAATGGATGCGCATAATGGTCGAGTATAACTTGAAGGAAAATGAATGGCTTCAAGGGTTATATAAGATTAGAGAATCTTGGATACCAATTTATAACAGGAGTACATTCTTTGCTGGAATGAATACTACTCAAAGAAGTGAAAGTATTAATGCTTTCTTTGATTCTTTTGTTGATGCATCAACAACATTACAAGAATTTGTGTTGAAGTTTGAGAAAGCTGTTGAAAGTCGCTTAGAGGCAGAACGAAAGGAAAATTATGAATCAAGGCATAAGTCTCGTATTTTGAGTACCGGGTCAAAACTTGAGGAACATGCGGGGCATCTATATACACCAGAAATATTTTTGCTAAATTTAAAGGTGAGCTAGAGAAAATCAACCGATTCACTAGACATAAGATTAGAAGAGATGGGCCTAAATATGTGTATCAGGTGTCCAATTGCTATGATGCTCGAGATACTTTCACTGTTGATATAGACTTAGACTCACAGATTGCTAAATGTGGCTGTGAACTATATGAATTTATGGGGATATTGTGCCGACACATACTAGTAATTTTCCAAGCAAAGGGAGTTGTTCAGATTCCTAGTCATTTTATTATGGAACGATGGACTAAGGATGCTAACAGAGGTCTTGAAGACACTTATAATGATAATGATTTGGGTGAAAAATCTGATACATTAAAGATTTTAAGAAGGGTGCATGTGCAACGAGAAGCAAGTTTTTTAGCTGGTCTAGCAGAAGAGTCTGAGGAAGCATACAATTTCATTATTTCAGAAATGAAGCAAACTCATAAGTCAGCTGCTGCAATGAAAACAAGTGAAGGAGTAGCACTTTTGGAGTCAAGCGAGAAGAATGTAAATCAAGTTTGCTCATCTGAGCAAGTGAGTGAACCACCACAACTGACTATTGGAAACCCGCATGTATCACAAACAAAGGGGAGAAAGAAGGATGGAGGAAAAATGACTCAAAATGGCAGATTTAAGAGTGGACTTGAAGTGTCACTTAATAAATCAGTTGTCAAAAGGAAAGCATGTCATGAATGCGGGGAGCACGGTCACAATAGCAGAACttgcaagaaaagaaatcaaaatgatTAATGGATACATGTAAGTATTCTCACTTTTAAATATTTTCCCTGAACTTATAGTTAAACTTACAGTTATCATAACAAACTAATATTGCATTTGTGACTATGCAGAACTGTTGGAGGATTTTGGCTATCTGTTTTGTCTTTGACAGACAAGTAAAAACCAGCAAGTTTCTTTTTTGGCAAAACCTTGCAACGAGAAGTGCTGCGTGGATCTGTTTAGTTGGCTCTTAGTGAGCATTTGAAGTGTAGTGTGCTGTTTTTTGTGCTCTCTTTCAGAGGGATGGAGGGTTGGATTAGAATTATGTATTAGGCTTCACTCTGTAGCAGTTAATTATGTTACTATGTTAGAATTATGGCAAATTGCAATGAATAATTAGCAGGCTGTGTTCCTTATCTTGTAAACTCTTACTATATCGTGTTTGTCAGTTTGGTACTTTTCTTTTGGCAAGTGGTAATGAACATGCTGTTTTGGCTCTTTTAGTACTAGTAACTTGTACAATTGTTCAATCAAATGACAATTAAAGAAATAGTTGTcgtataatattaataatgtaAAAATCTCTTACAatgcaaaaaataaaacagattcaatttttttatgaactAATTCTCTAGCTAAATACAAAAATAGTAGCAAAATACAAAAGTGTTGCTGTCATTAGCTTTCACAATGCAGCACTGTTTCACACATCTAAGTACATAAGCATTGAATTTCTTATGGTCTCTTAATGTCAGTTTGTTGTCTTAATGGAAGTTCTACTCTTTCCTTGCTGGTTCTTCAAGTGGGATTTACTTATTTTGTAATTGATAGCAGCAAATCCAGCAACTTTGCTTCTGTGTTTTAAGCTAAGTCGGTCTCAGCTTCTGTGTTTTATCCTGCACATTCAAAACACAAGAATGAGAGTGTGAATAACTTGTGTATAACTTGATTTATCAATATCATGCAGACTGGAATTTGGGTAAAATTTCAGCTTCAACAGTAACTAATATGTGGAGATACAAAGTACAAACCATCCAATTCCTGAAATGCATGATGGAATTAAAGCTGCTTCCAGACTAAtcagttttaattagttttgaaACAGCAGCCCTGCAATGATTTTTTTGGTACTAATAACTACAATTTCTCATTATTCCCCCTTAAAGTGAACTCCTCATCCGAGAGGAATCAAGTCCAATAAGTGCTGCACAGTTAATCTAGAGTAATGCATTCAAGTACTTGATAAGAAAAATGTTGTATTAAACTCTAATGAAGTGTTTTGATACATGTTATCCTGCAAGTAAGATAATGGTCTCAACCAGAGAAATAAACATAGAAAGAAAGATACCCTCCCAACAGATGCCCAAATGACAGCCACTCTCCCAATTTGATTCCAAATATATAAGCTCTTAATGGTACCCTTAAGGAATGTGTCCCACCCAATTCAATGTTGCAGAATCTGTACCAGCACCTGATAAAACCGTGAGGGAAAAAGCCAGACACACAATTCAGCATATTGCCTTGAGTGGGTGAAGAATTGAAACCCTTAAAATGGATCCGGCAGCGAGAAAGCCTGCATAGTCCTTTCTATTTCCAATTCACCAAACAGAAGCAATTAGATCTGGCTCTGATGACACCCATGAGAGAAATTGACCTCAAAGGGATAATCGGAATCGTTGAAGACACAGAAGCAACGAGAGACAGGGAAGCCCTTATGTGGGGGAAAGGAGTAGCTGCAACCGTCGGTGTCGGTGTCGGTGGGGAACCCTTTCACC
This portion of the Lotus japonicus ecotype B-129 chromosome 3, LjGifu_v1.2 genome encodes:
- the LOC130742821 gene encoding protein FAR1-RELATED SEQUENCE 3-like: MGILCRHILVIFQAKGVVQIPSHFIMERWTKDANRGLEDTYNDNDLGEKSDTLKILRRVHVQREASFLAGLAEESEEAYNFIISEMKQTHKSAAAMKTSEGVALLESSEKNVNQVCSSEQVSEPPQLTIGNPHVSQTKGRKKDGGKMTQNGRFKSGLEVSLNKSVVKRKACHECGEHGHNSRTCKKRNQND
- the LOC130709457 gene encoding protein FAR1-RELATED SEQUENCE 5-like encodes the protein MSVAAKSLVEKFEEEGIPTGKVAAIFNDGDSTFTNRDCWNYIRNVRRKNLDVGDAQAVFDYCKRKQVENSNFFYAIQCDEDSRMVNLFWVDARSRLSYQLFGDVITFDTTYKTNKYSMPFAPFVGLNNHSQSILYGCALLQDESEASFVWLFKTWLQAMGGKKPISIITDQDLAMKAALAKVFPESRHRLCLWHIIKKFPEKLAHIYHKQSIFKRDMKRCIRGSHSIQSFEEEWMRIMVEYNLKENEWLQGLYKIRESWIPIYNRSTFFAGMNTTQRSESINAFFDSFVDASTTLQEFVLKFEKAVESRLEAERKENYESRHKSRILSTGSKLEEHAGHLYTPEIFLLNLKVS